A DNA window from Megalobrama amblycephala isolate DHTTF-2021 linkage group LG11, ASM1881202v1, whole genome shotgun sequence contains the following coding sequences:
- the si:dkey-1j5.4 gene encoding leucine-rich repeat-containing protein 15, which yields MKLVAGLAVLWLWVAEAVENCPSDCKCSQKSSTEKTEVNCQKRGLQSIPPKLPLDSWILKMGENFLQDLPDNILSSVPKIESLNLERNSIKSIHPQAFAGAQRLMLLNLQGNRLSKLPVKGFKDLLNLRFLMLGQNQIANLKPNMFIGMRNLSELDLPLNALTALPPNAFKPLIALKVLDLALNRIQRISPKAFVGLEELLFLNLDNNKLENIQAGTFGPLIGLEMLVLDNNLLSTLNASTLEGLSNLQELYIRKNEIESLPADVFRHTPKLTHVGLSGNRLHAIDGNMLANMQGLKEVYLHDNPWKCDCSINSLVHYVAQTRANHSPLQRLRCNSPEEFRDRPIHQLKPEELPCRA from the exons ATGAAGCTGGTTGCAGGGTTAGCCGTGCTATGGCTGTGGGTTGCAGAGGCCGTGGAAAACTGCCCCAGTGATTGTAAATGCAGCCAGAAATCCAGTACGGAAAAGACTGAAGTCAACTGTCAAAAGAGGGGACTTCAGAGCATCCCACCCAAACTCCCTCTGGACTCATGGATCCTAAAAATGG GTGAAAATTTCCTGCAGGACCTCCCAGACAACATCCTGAGCTCTGTCCCAAAAATCGAGAGCCTAAACTTGGAGCGAAACTCAATCAAATCAATACACCCTCAAGCATTTGCTGGTGCCCAGCGATTGATGCTTTTGAATCTGCAAGGAAACCGACTGTCCAAACTTCCAGTAAAGGGCTTCAAAGATCTCCTAAACCTACGCTTTCTCATGCTGGGCCAGAATCAGATAGCTAACCTAAAACCTAACATGTTCATTGGCATGAGGAACCTCTCAGAGCTGGATCTGCCCCTGAATGCCCTCACTGCTCTCCCACCAAATGCATTCAAGCCTTTGATTGCCCTAAAAGTTCTGGACCTTGCCTTGAACCGCATCCAAAGGATCTCGCCCAAAGCCTTTGTTGGACTTGAAGAGCTGCTTTTTCTCAACTTGGACAACAACAAGCTGGAGAATATTCAAGCTGGGACCTTTGGGCCCCTGATTGGTCTTGAGATGCTGGTGCTGGACAACAATTTGCTCTCCACGCTTAACGCATCCACACTAGAAGGTCTTTCCAACCTGCAGGAGCTTTATATCAGAAAGAATGAAATTGAGAGCCTGCCAGCTGACGTATTCCGCCACACACCTAAACTTACTCATGTGGGGTTAAGTGGGAATCGCCTTCATGCTATTGATGGCAACATGCTAGCCAACATGCAAG GGTTGAAGGAGGTGTATCTGCACGATAACCCATGGAAATGTGACTGCAGTATCAACTCGCTGGTACATTACGTAGCCCAGACGAGGGCTAATCATTCACCTCTGCAAAGACTTCGGTGCAATAGCCCAGAAGAGTTTCGTGATAGACCCATTCACCAGCtgaaacctgaggaacttccctGCAGGGCCTAG